In Lacrimispora indolis DSM 755, a genomic segment contains:
- a CDS encoding nucleoside hydrolase — protein MEQQKVILDCDPGHDDAVNILLAGRNSGVEVLGITVVAGNQSLEKTIRNALNVCQHLGLDIPVYAGCGQPMIRDKQLLAGDIHGETGLDGPVFEPLKRREEAEHGVLFLVRTLMESEGDIILVPTGPLTNIAMAMRMEPRIIPKIKRIVLMGGCYQLGNVTPAAEFNIIADADAAHVVFTSGSPITMVGLDVTRKVLCYPQIVKRMEAAGNPAARLFADLMAHFNKSQKEVFGWEGGPLHDPVTIASIIDPELLVTKPMYTEVDIRSVQSYGRTNCDFFGYSHREANVDVAIDIDVERFWDLIEEGIRAYGS, from the coding sequence ATGGAACAACAGAAGGTTATTTTAGATTGTGATCCGGGACACGATGATGCGGTGAACATATTATTGGCAGGAAGAAACAGCGGGGTGGAAGTGCTGGGCATTACAGTGGTGGCAGGAAACCAGTCCCTTGAAAAAACCATAAGAAATGCCCTGAATGTCTGCCAGCACCTGGGACTGGATATCCCGGTCTATGCCGGCTGCGGACAGCCCATGATCCGGGATAAGCAGCTTCTTGCAGGAGATATCCATGGAGAAACCGGACTTGACGGTCCTGTTTTTGAACCCTTAAAGAGAAGGGAAGAGGCGGAGCATGGGGTACTCTTTCTCGTCCGCACCTTGATGGAATCGGAAGGAGACATCATCCTGGTGCCGACGGGGCCTTTGACCAATATTGCCATGGCAATGAGAATGGAGCCCCGTATCATACCGAAGATAAAAAGAATTGTCCTCATGGGAGGCTGCTATCAGCTGGGGAATGTGACACCGGCTGCTGAGTTTAATATCATAGCCGATGCAGATGCAGCCCATGTGGTATTTACCAGCGGCAGCCCCATTACCATGGTGGGACTTGATGTGACCAGGAAGGTGCTCTGTTATCCCCAGATCGTGAAACGGATGGAAGCGGCGGGCAATCCGGCCGCCCGGCTGTTTGCGGATCTCATGGCGCATTTCAATAAGAGCCAGAAAGAGGTTTTTGGGTGGGAAGGCGGGCCTCTCCATGACCCGGTGACCATTGCTTCCATTATTGATCCGGAACTTCTGGTGACAAAACCCATGTATACGGAAGTGGATATCAGGAGCGTACAAAGCTATGGCAGGACCAATTGTGACTTCTTTGGCTACAGTCACAGAGAAGCCAATGTTGACGTGGCCATAGATATTGATGTGGAACGTTTCTGGGATCTGATCGAGGAGGGAATCCGGGCTTACGGCTCATGA
- a CDS encoding M20 family metallopeptidase, producing MMEDLREVLERNREEYVKYLSELIAIDTQDLGHGIAGGREKEGQEYLIRLLEEMGADEIERDPMTEEMIAASIEKFGEGNPGHDYKDRYNVYAVFNGQGSRSLMFNGHMDTMPPGDESLWKVPPHSPRIEGGRLYGLGAADMKGGLMASVMAVKLLKDAGIPLPVPVHICSVCDEEGGGNGSILAVMRGKRADGVVVCEPTSGELILAHMGFVFMKVEITGKSNHSGAKWLGVSAIEKAMRIIERLDELEHGWLLKFKHPLLPSPNLNVGTIHGGSAGSTVAGDCEFEMCIHYLPGQMNHKQVVAEVTDEIRRFAESDLWLREHMPEISIYQSGGPFEMEKGLLTDSFEKAFQAAEGKPVVIKGSPAGCDSRLWKNIAGCPTIQFGPGNLEQCHSVNEYISVEEYLKAIHIYAQLILEWGKDDRTDE from the coding sequence ATGATGGAAGATTTAAGAGAAGTGCTGGAAAGAAACAGGGAAGAATACGTTAAATATTTATCAGAGCTGATCGCCATCGATACCCAGGATCTGGGACATGGGATCGCCGGGGGCAGAGAAAAAGAAGGACAGGAATATTTGATCCGGCTCCTGGAGGAAATGGGAGCGGATGAGATAGAGCGGGATCCCATGACAGAAGAGATGATCGCTGCCTCCATTGAGAAATTTGGAGAAGGCAATCCGGGCCATGACTATAAGGACCGGTATAATGTTTATGCTGTTTTTAACGGACAGGGGAGCAGGAGCCTGATGTTTAACGGACACATGGATACCATGCCTCCGGGGGATGAGTCCTTGTGGAAGGTGCCTCCCCATTCTCCCAGGATCGAAGGCGGCAGGCTTTATGGCCTGGGAGCAGCGGATATGAAAGGGGGGCTTATGGCTTCCGTCATGGCTGTAAAGCTTTTAAAGGATGCCGGTATCCCTCTTCCTGTTCCTGTCCATATCTGCTCGGTGTGTGACGAAGAAGGAGGCGGCAACGGCTCCATTTTAGCGGTCATGAGAGGAAAAAGGGCAGATGGAGTGGTAGTCTGTGAACCCACATCAGGAGAACTGATTCTGGCTCATATGGGATTTGTATTTATGAAAGTAGAGATAACCGGAAAATCCAACCATTCCGGTGCCAAATGGCTGGGCGTAAGCGCCATTGAAAAGGCAATGAGGATCATAGAAAGGCTTGATGAGCTGGAGCATGGCTGGCTGCTTAAATTTAAGCACCCCCTTCTTCCTTCCCCTAATTTAAACGTAGGGACCATTCATGGAGGAAGTGCGGGATCCACGGTGGCCGGGGACTGCGAATTTGAAATGTGCATCCACTACCTTCCCGGCCAGATGAACCATAAACAGGTGGTGGCTGAGGTCACAGACGAAATCAGACGTTTTGCAGAAAGCGATTTATGGCTGAGAGAGCATATGCCGGAAATCAGTATTTATCAGTCCGGCGGACCTTTTGAGATGGAAAAAGGGCTGCTTACAGACAGCTTTGAAAAAGCGTTTCAAGCAGCTGAGGGGAAACCCGTGGTCATAAAGGGTTCACCGGCCGGCTGTGATTCCAGGCTGTGGAAGAACATAGCCGGATGTCCGACCATTCAGTTTGGTCCCGGAAATCTGGAGCAATGCCATTCCGTAAATGAATATATTTCGGTTGAGGAATATTTAAAGGCGATTCATATCTATGCACAATTGATTTTAGAATGGGGAAAGGATGACAGGACAGATGAATAA
- a CDS encoding glutamine amidotransferase, with product MNKKILLAGESWMSYTTHVKGFDSFYTSSYETGEKWLKKALENAGYEVTFLPNHLASEEFPFTMEELKQYVGVILSDIGANTLLLPAATFTHSKKMPDRCKLIRDYVLAGGALLMIGGYLTFSGVDGKGKWHDTAVQEVLPVEVLTVDDRMEHCDGAKPVVRESHDAISGLPSDWPEVLGYNKTVAKPEAMVPVTIENDPFLALGTYGKGRSAAFTTDCAPHWAPPEFCEWEYYDQLWKGIFDWLTEK from the coding sequence ATGAATAAGAAAATACTATTGGCAGGAGAATCCTGGATGAGTTATACTACACATGTAAAGGGGTTTGATTCTTTTTATACCTCTTCCTATGAGACCGGAGAAAAGTGGTTAAAAAAGGCCCTGGAAAATGCCGGTTATGAGGTGACGTTTCTTCCCAACCACCTGGCATCAGAAGAGTTTCCTTTTACCATGGAAGAATTAAAACAGTATGTCGGGGTCATTTTGTCGGATATCGGAGCCAATACCCTGCTTTTGCCTGCGGCGACCTTCACCCACAGCAAAAAGATGCCGGACCGCTGTAAACTGATCAGGGATTATGTCCTGGCCGGAGGTGCTCTTTTGATGATCGGAGGATATTTAACATTTTCCGGTGTGGATGGAAAGGGAAAATGGCATGACACGGCTGTTCAGGAAGTTCTTCCTGTGGAGGTTTTAACTGTTGATGACAGAATGGAACACTGTGACGGGGCAAAGCCTGTTGTAAGAGAAAGCCATGATGCCATATCCGGACTTCCTTCAGACTGGCCGGAGGTGCTGGGATACAACAAAACAGTGGCAAAGCCGGAAGCAATGGTGCCCGTTACCATAGAAAATGATCCCTTCCTCGCGCTGGGAACCTACGGAAAAGGAAGAAGTGCGGCCTTTACCACGGATTGTGCCCCTCACTGGGCTCCGCCGGAATTTTGTGAGTGGGAATATTACGACCAGCTTTGGAAGGGGATTTTTGACTGGCTGACAGAGAAGTAG
- a CDS encoding M20 family metallopeptidase codes for MEKEGWEQEAIQLLTDLMEIRTVNGKDGEKQAAEYICQYLSSRGIKAFVQDIGEERGNVIALIPGEETGEGMIWNGHLDTVDYGELESWDTEPWTPVIENGCLFGRGASDMKSGLAAMVYVLGKLGETGKKPGNSIQFLGTCDEERGGAGARAVISGGHMMEGSVLLIGEPTGCTVGIAQKGCIWLELEVRGKTSHGAYPEEGCNAVICAYETAERLGSWIREHDHPVLGSATAQITEIQGGIQPNMTPDLCTVLMDIRTVPGLTYESIHSRLKTVFREISRKYGSIPSLVIRIKNHRISIEADKSSKGVSRLVKSMEAAGIRETYSGISYFTDASILAEGKEGLTTVLFGPGSADMAHKPNECVQIEKYLRAIQALTNLAAARIEDESNNKGYCQ; via the coding sequence ATGGAAAAGGAAGGCTGGGAACAGGAAGCAATTCAGCTTTTAACGGATTTGATGGAGATCAGAACCGTCAACGGGAAAGACGGAGAGAAACAGGCTGCGGAATATATCTGCCAATATTTAAGCAGCCGTGGAATAAAGGCTTTTGTCCAGGATATTGGAGAAGAAAGGGGAAACGTGATTGCATTGATCCCGGGAGAGGAAACGGGAGAGGGGATGATCTGGAACGGTCATCTGGATACTGTGGATTACGGAGAACTGGAGAGCTGGGATACAGAACCATGGACTCCGGTGATAGAAAACGGCTGCCTCTTCGGACGGGGGGCCAGTGATATGAAAAGCGGACTGGCTGCCATGGTATATGTTCTGGGAAAGCTGGGGGAGACCGGGAAAAAGCCGGGGAATTCCATCCAGTTTCTTGGAACATGTGACGAAGAACGGGGAGGAGCCGGGGCAAGAGCCGTTATTTCCGGAGGCCATATGATGGAAGGGTCTGTTTTGCTGATCGGAGAGCCTACCGGCTGCACCGTTGGAATCGCCCAGAAAGGCTGTATCTGGCTGGAGCTGGAGGTAAGAGGTAAAACCAGCCATGGAGCCTATCCGGAAGAAGGCTGCAATGCAGTTATCTGCGCCTATGAAACGGCAGAGCGTCTGGGCAGCTGGATCCGTGAGCATGACCATCCGGTTCTGGGGAGTGCCACTGCCCAGATTACGGAAATCCAGGGCGGAATACAGCCCAATATGACGCCTGATCTGTGCACGGTATTAATGGATATCCGGACCGTGCCTGGACTTACTTATGAAAGCATTCACAGCCGGCTGAAAACGGTATTTCGGGAAATCAGCCGGAAATACGGAAGCATTCCAAGTCTGGTCATCCGGATTAAGAACCACAGAATAAGCATTGAGGCGGACAAGTCTTCCAAAGGAGTTTCCAGACTGGTAAAAAGCATGGAGGCTGCCGGGATCCGGGAAACTTATTCCGGGATCTCCTATTTTACGGATGCTTCCATATTGGCGGAAGGAAAAGAAGGGCTTACCACTGTCTTATTTGGACCGGGCTCGGCGGATATGGCACACAAGCCCAACGAATGTGTGCAGATCGAGAAGTATTTAAGGGCAATACAGGCATTGACAAATTTGGCAGCAGCGAGGATTGAGGATGAGAGCAACAATAAAGGATATTGCCAATGA
- a CDS encoding LacI family DNA-binding transcriptional regulator, with amino-acid sequence MRATIKDIANDTGLSVTTVSLVLNGKAYKIPDDTKKRIMESARKLNYRPNQLAVSLVKKRSKTIGLIIPDIGNVFYAHMVKGIEECCREHGRTLILCNTNDLHERDMEYIHLLADQGVDGIIYVMSRESDETAGEESVRLLEQLQMPFVLLDRFLTDADCAEIILDHELGGYLAGRHLAELGHKRIACVTGPVNLADSERRLKGYVRALEEFHIPFDEKLIYEGDYTMECGERAVAALMHYGFTAVFACNDLSAFGVCRQLSKYHKKVPEDISVVGYDDVLYAEMMAVPLTTVRQPVYEMGVESVKRLISQIKGKKTENKIAVFEPKLMIRSSTVGMGQECRI; translated from the coding sequence ATGAGAGCAACAATAAAGGATATTGCCAATGACACGGGACTTTCCGTGACAACGGTCTCTCTGGTATTAAACGGGAAAGCCTATAAGATACCGGATGATACGAAAAAGCGCATAATGGAATCGGCGCGCAAGCTTAACTACCGGCCCAATCAGCTGGCAGTCAGTCTGGTTAAAAAGAGAAGCAAAACCATAGGCCTTATTATTCCTGACATTGGAAATGTCTTTTATGCCCATATGGTAAAGGGGATCGAAGAATGCTGCAGGGAGCACGGGAGAACGCTGATCCTGTGCAATACCAACGATCTCCATGAAAGAGACATGGAGTATATCCATCTTCTGGCTGACCAGGGCGTGGACGGGATCATCTATGTCATGTCCAGGGAAAGCGATGAGACAGCCGGTGAGGAATCGGTCCGCTTATTGGAACAGCTGCAGATGCCGTTTGTGCTCCTGGACCGTTTTCTTACGGATGCAGACTGTGCTGAAATAATCCTGGATCATGAACTGGGAGGATATTTGGCAGGGAGGCATTTAGCAGAGCTTGGCCACAAGAGGATCGCCTGCGTAACAGGTCCTGTTAATCTGGCGGATTCTGAGAGAAGATTAAAAGGCTATGTCCGTGCACTGGAGGAATTTCATATTCCTTTTGATGAAAAACTGATTTATGAAGGCGATTATACCATGGAATGCGGGGAGAGGGCTGTGGCAGCGCTGATGCACTATGGATTTACAGCGGTATTTGCCTGTAATGATCTTTCCGCTTTTGGCGTGTGCAGGCAGCTGTCTAAATATCATAAGAAGGTGCCTGAAGATATATCGGTAGTGGGATATGATGATGTTTTGTATGCGGAGATGATGGCAGTTCCCCTTACAACGGTCAGACAGCCGGTATACGAGATGGGCGTGGAGTCTGTAAAACGGCTCATTTCCCAGATCAAAGGGAAAAAAACAGAAAATAAAATTGCGGTATTTGAACCGAAATTGATGATTAGAAGCAGTACCGTAGGAATGGGACAGGAGTGCAGGATATGA
- a CDS encoding ribokinase, producing the protein MKILNFGSLNIDYVYQVDHFVREGETISSDSLEIFCGGKGLNQSLALSKSGAKVWHAGAVGAQDGAILIQELEQFGVDTGNIKRLKNKTGHAIIQKNQEGQNGILLYGGANQEITRDQVDEVLSEFGEGDFLILQNEINEVGYIMEQAYGKGMRIILNPSPMDRKIWTYPLPYVEFFILNEIEAGDICQKSGSGRELLDQLAEKFPKAKVLLTLGQDGSLYKDGQQVFEQKIYPVHVVDTTGAGDTFTGYFIGGLSLGESPEQALDHAAKAASIAVSRAGAAPSIPGRDEVMRSY; encoded by the coding sequence ATGAAAATATTGAATTTTGGTTCTCTGAATATTGACTATGTTTACCAGGTGGATCATTTTGTCAGAGAGGGAGAAACCATTTCCTCTGATTCTCTGGAGATATTTTGCGGAGGAAAAGGCTTGAATCAGTCTCTGGCGCTGAGCAAAAGCGGGGCTAAGGTCTGGCATGCAGGAGCGGTGGGAGCGCAGGATGGCGCGATCCTGATCCAGGAGCTGGAGCAGTTCGGTGTTGATACGGGAAATATTAAGAGGCTGAAAAATAAGACAGGCCATGCCATCATACAAAAGAATCAGGAAGGCCAAAACGGCATTCTCTTGTATGGAGGCGCGAATCAGGAAATAACAAGAGATCAGGTGGATGAAGTTTTAAGTGAATTTGGAGAAGGGGACTTTCTCATTCTGCAGAACGAAATCAATGAAGTGGGATACATTATGGAACAGGCGTATGGGAAAGGGATGAGAATTATTTTAAATCCTTCCCCAATGGACCGCAAAATATGGACGTATCCTCTTCCTTATGTGGAGTTTTTTATATTGAACGAGATTGAAGCCGGGGATATCTGTCAAAAGAGCGGAAGCGGCAGAGAGCTTTTGGATCAGCTGGCTGAAAAATTTCCCAAGGCAAAGGTCCTTTTGACTCTGGGCCAGGATGGTTCTTTATACAAGGACGGCCAGCAGGTGTTTGAGCAGAAGATCTATCCTGTGCATGTGGTTGATACCACCGGGGCCGGAGATACCTTTACCGGCTATTTCATAGGAGGGCTTTCGCTGGGAGAATCTCCGGAACAGGCTTTGGATCATGCGGCAAAGGCGGCCTCCATTGCAGTATCCAGAGCCGGGGCAGCGCCTTCGATTCCCGGAAGAGACGAGGTTATGAGGAGTTATTGA
- a CDS encoding ECF transporter S component, with amino-acid sequence MNNSRTKKIVYSALMAALTTAATMVIHIPSAFSGYIHLGDGMVLLSGMLLGPLAGGAAGGIGSMMADLLSGYAFYAPATLIIKALAACSGGYLYRHLPSKGQAGSFRPLPFLTAGIVSSAVVTGGYFLFELLVYDWPAAVSNVPFNLVQNLFSLIAAGALLPVLLRVREIRELSGKSAL; translated from the coding sequence ATGAACAACAGCAGAACAAAAAAAATCGTTTACAGTGCCTTGATGGCAGCCCTTACCACCGCCGCTACTATGGTCATACACATACCATCTGCATTCAGCGGTTATATTCATTTAGGTGACGGGATGGTATTGCTCAGCGGCATGCTTTTAGGACCGCTGGCCGGCGGAGCCGCAGGAGGGATCGGCTCTATGATGGCGGACTTACTGTCCGGCTACGCCTTTTATGCGCCGGCAACCTTGATCATTAAAGCATTGGCTGCATGTTCAGGCGGATATTTGTACAGACACTTACCGTCTAAAGGACAGGCGGGCAGCTTTCGGCCGCTGCCTTTTCTGACCGCCGGAATAGTATCCAGCGCAGTAGTCACCGGCGGCTATTTTCTATTTGAACTGCTGGTATATGACTGGCCTGCCGCCGTTTCCAATGTTCCCTTTAATCTGGTGCAGAATCTCTTCAGCCTGATTGCAGCCGGAGCTCTCCTTCCTGTTCTTCTGCGTGTCCGGGAGATCCGGGAACTGAGTGGAAAATCGGCTTTATAG
- a CDS encoding AroM family protein, with protein sequence MKIGAITVGQSPRTDVTADIMGIFNGKAEILERGGLDGLTREQIQEFTPKEGDYVLVSRLNDGTSVTFAERHIIPRLQQAIQELEEQGTAFIMMFCTGKFPDTLKAKVPLIYPCEILDRVVPLLTAASSILVVTPSPLQITQSEEKWSRIVEQVSVTACSPYGEWKELEEAASLVRDTKADLVVLDCIGFSQEMKQLFAKETGKPVILPRTLLARLVSELTDV encoded by the coding sequence ATGAAGATTGGTGCCATAACAGTCGGGCAGAGCCCGAGAACAGACGTTACAGCGGATATCATGGGTATTTTTAACGGGAAGGCGGAAATCCTGGAAAGGGGAGGGCTGGACGGCCTGACAAGAGAGCAGATCCAGGAATTCACCCCAAAGGAGGGAGATTACGTGCTGGTCTCCAGGTTAAATGACGGAACTTCCGTTACCTTTGCGGAACGCCATATCATTCCCAGACTTCAGCAGGCAATCCAGGAACTGGAAGAGCAGGGAACCGCCTTTATTATGATGTTTTGTACAGGAAAATTTCCGGATACCCTGAAAGCAAAAGTACCCCTCATCTATCCTTGTGAAATTTTAGACAGAGTCGTTCCTCTTCTGACCGCAGCTTCTTCCATTCTTGTGGTAACGCCGTCACCTTTGCAAATAACCCAAAGTGAGGAAAAATGGTCCAGGATCGTGGAGCAGGTTTCCGTTACCGCCTGTTCCCCTTATGGAGAATGGAAGGAGCTGGAGGAAGCAGCCAGTCTTGTAAGGGATACAAAAGCAGATCTGGTGGTTTTGGACTGCATTGGGTTCAGCCAGGAAATGAAACAGCTGTTTGCAAAAGAAACCGGAAAGCCGGTCATTCTTCCCAGAACCTTATTGGCCCGCCTTGTTTCTGAATTGACAGACGTCTGA
- a CDS encoding M20 metallopeptidase family protein, with product MNDLLFRAKELEDYGIHIRRLIHRKPEIGFDLPETVKLVREELKSLGYEPSACGIAGITALAGKPGKTFLLRADMDALPMKEETGLPFASENGFMHACGHDIHTGALLLAARILKEREEELKGTVKLMFQPCEEGVGGASDMVKAGVLENPSVDGAMALHVLHDKSGTVGYSRNTACASSDIFTITVKGKGGHGAAPHLCIDPIHIAVHIHMALQSLNSREVNPDEMLVCSICQINGGTAANVFPETAVLKGTIRTMNEKVRSFARERLVQIAEQTAGAFRGKAEVEFLHEGVPPMENNGDLLEASVSYIDGLLGEGTCRELPRMTGSEDFSVISQIVPSVLLWVGTGSAEEGYPYGVHDSRVTFSEESLHKMAAIYANTAIKWLREHP from the coding sequence ATGAATGACCTGCTATTCAGGGCAAAGGAACTTGAGGATTATGGAATCCATATCAGACGGCTGATACATAGAAAACCGGAAATCGGTTTTGACCTTCCGGAGACGGTAAAGCTTGTGAGGGAAGAGCTTAAGTCCCTTGGCTATGAGCCTTCTGCCTGCGGAATTGCAGGGATCACGGCGCTGGCCGGAAAGCCCGGAAAAACATTTTTATTGAGAGCTGACATGGATGCCCTGCCCATGAAAGAGGAAACAGGACTGCCTTTTGCATCGGAAAACGGCTTTATGCATGCCTGCGGCCATGATATTCACACCGGCGCATTGCTGCTGGCCGCCCGGATACTGAAGGAGAGGGAAGAGGAATTAAAGGGAACGGTAAAGCTCATGTTCCAGCCCTGTGAGGAAGGGGTGGGAGGCGCTTCGGACATGGTAAAGGCTGGGGTTCTTGAGAACCCTTCCGTGGATGGGGCAATGGCTCTCCACGTACTCCATGATAAGTCGGGAACCGTTGGGTATTCCCGGAATACGGCATGCGCTTCCAGCGATATTTTTACCATTACGGTAAAAGGGAAAGGCGGACACGGAGCCGCACCTCATCTCTGCATTGACCCCATTCATATTGCAGTTCACATCCATATGGCACTGCAGTCCTTAAACAGCCGGGAGGTAAATCCTGATGAAATGCTGGTATGCAGCATCTGCCAGATAAACGGGGGAACCGCTGCCAACGTTTTTCCTGAAACAGCGGTATTAAAAGGAACCATCCGCACCATGAATGAAAAGGTGAGAAGCTTTGCCAGAGAACGTCTGGTTCAGATCGCAGAACAGACAGCCGGTGCGTTCCGGGGGAAAGCAGAGGTGGAATTCCTCCATGAGGGCGTTCCGCCCATGGAAAATAACGGGGACCTTCTGGAGGCTTCCGTCAGCTATATCGACGGCCTTCTGGGAGAGGGAACCTGCAGGGAGCTGCCCAGAATGACCGGCTCCGAGGATTTCTCCGTGATCTCCCAGATCGTACCATCTGTACTTTTGTGGGTGGGAACCGGTTCAGCAGAAGAGGGATACCCTTACGGCGTCCATGACTCAAGAGTGACCTTTAGTGAGGAAAGCCTTCACAAAATGGCTGCCATATATGCCAATACGGCCATCAAGTGGCTGAGAGAGCACCCATAG
- a CDS encoding ABC transporter substrate-binding protein, whose amino-acid sequence MKKRMLAAILTVAVTAGLSACGSGSSATTAETTAATQKTAEETTAPAGEPVSGGVMTISLSSSPKNLDPVKYTGTYESQIIGTVCDTLVEYNTDLTEIQPALAKSWTVSDDGLAYTFTLRDDVTFQPGKYQDGRKMTAEDVKYSLERSLELSAMKRLDMLDHCEVISDTEVVCYLSEPNAVFLTALTDAGNVIVPKEEAEGWGEDFGTHLVGTGPFALQTFELDQQAVLVRNEKYWAATPYLEGVTFKPVSDGNQAVNALRTGEVNLATSLSGEAVKIAREDQSVKLLEMPGLHVAYIYFNQVNGPTADIKVREAIIKAVNIEELTAGVYQYQEAQPASLPLPPGSWGYDSSLESEVPAYDPEGAKKLLAEAGYPDGFDMNIYISNTEARVKMATLFQAYLKENLNINVNINTSEWGTFSEIAASGKTDVFAMSWTWYPDPYFFLNKIFHTSSIGSLGNGQGFSSQEVDKYLDDALLTTDQEKRAELYKKALAVIVKQYPGIFYANENVNWGVSPKVQGLEQRADGKVKICTSDINVWLSR is encoded by the coding sequence ATGAAAAAAAGAATGTTAGCAGCAATCCTGACGGTAGCTGTCACAGCCGGTTTAAGCGCATGCGGTTCCGGTTCTTCGGCCACAACGGCGGAAACGACAGCGGCAACTCAGAAAACAGCGGAAGAAACGACAGCACCGGCAGGGGAGCCGGTCTCAGGGGGTGTTATGACCATTTCCCTTTCTTCTTCACCCAAAAACCTGGATCCTGTCAAGTATACGGGAACCTATGAATCTCAGATCATCGGCACGGTATGCGATACTCTTGTGGAATATAATACGGACCTTACGGAAATCCAGCCTGCCCTGGCAAAATCCTGGACCGTAAGCGACGATGGTCTTGCCTACACGTTCACCCTGCGCGATGATGTTACATTCCAGCCGGGAAAGTATCAGGATGGAAGAAAAATGACGGCAGAGGATGTGAAATACTCTCTGGAGCGTTCTCTTGAACTTTCTGCCATGAAGAGGCTGGATATGCTGGATCACTGTGAGGTTATCAGTGATACGGAAGTGGTCTGCTACTTGTCCGAACCAAATGCCGTTTTCCTAACAGCACTGACGGATGCAGGCAATGTGATTGTGCCAAAGGAAGAAGCAGAAGGCTGGGGAGAGGATTTTGGTACCCATCTGGTAGGCACAGGCCCCTTTGCTCTCCAGACCTTTGAGCTGGATCAGCAGGCTGTTCTGGTACGCAATGAGAAATACTGGGCAGCAACCCCTTATCTGGAGGGAGTCACCTTTAAGCCGGTCAGTGACGGAAACCAGGCAGTAAACGCCCTTCGTACGGGAGAGGTCAATCTGGCCACCAGCCTTAGCGGGGAAGCCGTTAAAATAGCAAGAGAAGATCAGTCCGTAAAGCTTTTAGAGATGCCGGGCCTTCACGTTGCTTACATTTATTTCAATCAGGTCAACGGTCCGACTGCTGATATAAAGGTCAGAGAAGCCATCATCAAGGCTGTTAACATCGAGGAGCTCACTGCAGGGGTGTACCAGTACCAGGAAGCACAGCCTGCCAGTCTGCCTCTGCCTCCAGGTTCCTGGGGATACGATTCCAGCCTGGAATCAGAAGTTCCTGCTTATGATCCCGAGGGGGCAAAGAAGCTTCTTGCAGAAGCCGGATATCCTGATGGGTTTGACATGAATATTTACATTTCCAATACAGAAGCCAGGGTTAAGATGGCAACCTTATTCCAGGCCTACTTAAAAGAAAACTTAAATATTAATGTGAACATCAATACCAGCGAATGGGGAACCTTCAGCGAAATCGCAGCATCGGGGAAAACAGATGTATTTGCAATGTCCTGGACATGGTATCCGGATCCCTATTTCTTTTTAAATAAAATATTCCATACAAGCTCCATTGGTTCCCTTGGAAACGGCCAGGGCTTCAGCAGCCAGGAAGTGGACAAATACTTAGATGACGCCCTGCTGACCACTGACCAGGAAAAGAGGGCGGAATTATATAAGAAGGCGCTTGCAGTTATCGTAAAGCAGTACCCCGGCATCTTCTATGCAAATGAAAATGTAAACTGGGGCGTAAGCCCAAAGGTCCAGGGCTTAGAACAGCGCGCTGACGGCAAGGTTAAGATCTGTACTTCGGACATTAATGTCTGGTTATCCAGGTAA